A single region of the Alteriqipengyuania flavescens genome encodes:
- the lexA gene encoding transcriptional repressor LexA yields the protein MLTAKQHELLLFIRDRLDETGISPSFEEMKDALDLKSKSGVHRLISALEERGFIRRLPNRARALEVLRSPEDMQTATRKPAAANDAVSRAVTPPAAAPSAANDVIEVPLHGRIAAGAPIEALEGDQSLPVPAALLGAGEHYALEVSGDSMIEAGIFDGDYALVKRTDTARDGEIVVALVNNEEATLKYLRRESGMVRLDPANASYEAQVYRPNEVQVQGKLAGLLRRYH from the coding sequence ATGCTGACCGCCAAGCAACACGAACTGCTGCTTTTCATCCGTGACCGACTCGATGAAACCGGCATTTCCCCGAGTTTCGAGGAAATGAAGGATGCGCTGGACCTGAAGTCGAAATCGGGGGTGCACCGCCTGATTTCCGCGCTCGAGGAACGCGGCTTCATCCGCCGCCTGCCCAACCGCGCCCGCGCGCTCGAAGTGCTGCGCAGTCCCGAGGACATGCAGACCGCAACGCGCAAACCGGCTGCGGCCAACGATGCCGTGTCGCGTGCGGTCACGCCGCCGGCTGCGGCACCTTCCGCCGCCAATGACGTGATCGAGGTTCCCCTCCACGGCCGCATTGCTGCCGGTGCGCCGATCGAAGCGCTGGAAGGCGACCAGTCGCTGCCCGTTCCAGCGGCCCTGCTTGGAGCAGGCGAGCACTATGCGCTGGAAGTGTCCGGCGACTCGATGATCGAAGCAGGCATTTTCGATGGCGACTATGCGCTGGTGAAGCGCACCGACACGGCACGCGATGGGGAAATCGTCGTTGCGCTCGTCAATAACGAGGAAGCCACGCTGAAATATTTGCGGCGCGAAAGCGGCATGGTCCGGCTCGATCCCGCGAACGCTTCCTACGAGGCGCAGGTCTACCGGCCGAACGAAGTTCAGGTGCAGGGCAAGCTCGCCGGACTGCTTCGTCGCTACCACTGA
- the trpC gene encoding indole-3-glycerol phosphate synthase TrpC — protein sequence MNKLEEICATKREEVAARKAVATLEDLDRAALQATPPRGFRMALEAKAATGFGLIAEIKKASPSKGLIRADFRPHEHAIDYERGGAACLSVLTDPPYFQGHEDYLVDARKSCALPVLRKDFMIDPWQVAESRALGADAILIIVAALDDVAMTEIEAAALERGMDVLVEVHDEAEMDRALKLRSRLLGVNNRDLRTFTTDLATTERLAAMAPAGSVLVGESGIESHADCERLAASGVRCFLVGESLMRQDDLEAATRSLLGI from the coding sequence ATGAACAAGCTGGAAGAAATCTGCGCGACCAAGCGCGAGGAAGTGGCTGCGCGCAAGGCGGTTGCCACTCTCGAAGATCTCGACCGTGCCGCCTTGCAGGCCACCCCGCCGCGCGGCTTTCGCATGGCGCTGGAGGCGAAAGCGGCAACCGGTTTCGGCCTGATCGCGGAAATAAAGAAGGCTTCGCCCTCCAAGGGATTGATTCGCGCCGATTTCCGCCCGCACGAGCACGCGATCGATTACGAGCGTGGCGGGGCGGCGTGCCTTTCCGTGCTCACCGACCCACCCTATTTCCAGGGGCATGAAGACTATCTGGTCGATGCGCGCAAGAGCTGCGCCCTGCCCGTGCTGCGCAAGGATTTCATGATCGACCCGTGGCAAGTCGCCGAAAGCCGTGCGCTGGGCGCGGATGCGATTCTCATTATCGTAGCCGCGCTGGACGACGTCGCGATGACGGAGATCGAGGCCGCCGCGCTGGAGCGCGGGATGGACGTGCTGGTCGAAGTCCACGACGAAGCCGAGATGGACCGGGCCCTGAAGCTCCGGTCCCGCCTGCTCGGCGTCAACAACCGCGATCTCAGGACTTTTACCACCGACCTCGCCACCACCGAACGGCTTGCGGCGATGGCACCTGCCGGCAGCGTCCTCGTCGGCGAAAGCGGCATCGAAAGCCATGCCGACTGCGAGCGGCTCGCCGCTTCAGGCGTGCGCTGCTTCCTCGTGGGCGAAAGCCTGATGCGGCAGGACGATCTCGAGGCTGCGACGCGCAGCTTGCTTGGGATCTGA
- the trpD gene encoding anthranilate phosphoribosyltransferase, with the protein MKTLPLAVPYMTEAEAEEVFGWILDGEATDEEIARFLLAMTERSETAEEIAGAARALRARLVPVAGPDNAIDVCGTGGDGHHTLNVSTAVGLVVAACGVPVARHGNRAISSKAGVADTLEVLGLDMAAAGRTAETTLAEIGICFLFAPNHHPAMGRIQPIRKKLGRRTIFNLMGPLSNPVGVKRQLIGIARPAYVSIYGDAAARLGTVRTFIVSGDESLDELSLAGGNELADVTGNEFAMRRVDASMANLPSAPLEAIRGGDPAHNAQALRDLLDGWPSAYRDAVCLNAAAALIVADAAADWQSGAEMAAEAIDSGRARKLLQDWIALAR; encoded by the coding sequence ATGAAGACGCTGCCGCTCGCCGTTCCGTACATGACCGAAGCCGAGGCCGAGGAGGTCTTCGGCTGGATCCTCGATGGCGAGGCGACGGATGAGGAAATCGCCCGCTTCCTGCTCGCCATGACCGAACGCAGCGAGACGGCCGAGGAAATCGCCGGTGCGGCCCGCGCCCTGCGCGCCAGGCTCGTACCCGTCGCGGGGCCCGACAACGCCATCGACGTCTGCGGCACCGGCGGCGACGGGCATCACACGCTCAACGTCTCGACCGCCGTGGGGCTGGTCGTGGCCGCCTGCGGCGTCCCCGTCGCGCGCCATGGCAATCGCGCAATTTCGTCCAAAGCCGGCGTTGCCGACACGCTGGAAGTGCTCGGGCTCGACATGGCGGCCGCGGGCCGCACGGCGGAGACGACGCTGGCGGAAATCGGCATCTGCTTCCTCTTTGCGCCCAACCACCACCCGGCGATGGGCCGCATCCAGCCCATCCGCAAGAAGCTCGGCCGGCGCACGATCTTCAATTTGATGGGCCCGCTATCGAATCCGGTCGGCGTGAAGCGCCAGCTGATCGGGATCGCCCGGCCCGCCTACGTGTCGATCTATGGCGATGCGGCGGCGCGGCTGGGCACGGTGCGGACGTTCATCGTTTCCGGCGACGAAAGCCTCGACGAGCTGAGCCTTGCGGGCGGCAACGAACTGGCGGACGTTACCGGAAACGAATTCGCGATGCGCCGCGTCGATGCCTCGATGGCAAACCTTCCCTCCGCACCGCTGGAAGCCATTCGCGGCGGCGACCCCGCACACAATGCGCAGGCCTTGCGCGATTTGCTCGACGGCTGGCCGAGCGCCTATCGCGACGCCGTGTGCCTCAATGCCGCTGCCGCCCTGATCGTTGCCGATGCGGCGGCGGACTGGCAGAGCGGCGCGGAAATGGCCGCCGAAGCGATCGACAGCGGACGCGCGCGCAAGCTGCTGCAAGACTGGATCGCCCTCGCCCGATGA
- a CDS encoding anthranilate synthase component II, producing MILVIDNYDSFTFNLVHYLMELGAEVRVERNDAMGAAKALATGAKGILISPGPCTPNEAGISLDLVAACADAQRPLLGVCLGHQAIGQHFGGKVVRGGLMHGKTSPVEHDDSGVFAGLPSPFTATRYHSLVVEEIPDALVVNATSETPGLDGTSVMGFRHVSLPIHGVQFHPESIATEHGHALLANFLALCGLSATVPA from the coding sequence ATGATCCTCGTCATCGACAATTACGACAGCTTTACCTTCAACCTGGTCCACTACCTGATGGAACTGGGTGCAGAGGTGCGGGTGGAGCGTAACGACGCGATGGGCGCTGCAAAGGCGCTGGCTACCGGGGCGAAGGGCATCCTTATTTCGCCCGGGCCGTGCACCCCGAACGAAGCCGGGATCAGTCTCGACCTCGTCGCGGCTTGCGCCGATGCGCAGCGGCCCTTGCTCGGCGTGTGCCTGGGCCACCAGGCGATCGGGCAACATTTCGGCGGCAAGGTCGTGCGCGGGGGGCTGATGCACGGCAAGACCAGCCCGGTGGAGCACGACGACAGCGGCGTCTTCGCCGGCCTGCCCTCGCCCTTCACCGCCACGCGCTATCACTCGCTGGTGGTCGAAGAGATTCCCGATGCGCTGGTCGTGAACGCCACATCCGAGACACCGGGCCTCGACGGCACCAGCGTGATGGGCTTCCGCCATGTCTCGCTACCCATCCACGGCGTGCAGTTCCACCCGGAAAGCATCGCGACCGAGCATGGCCATGCCCTACTCGCCAATTTTCTTGCTCTCTGCGGCCTGTCCGCCACGGTGCCCGCATGA
- the pip gene encoding prolyl aminopeptidase → MTDRRTLYPEIEPYETGMLDVGEGHSLYYERVGTPGAKPAVFLHGGPGGGMSPDHRRQWDPDRYDVLLFDQRGCGKSLPFAEIEHNDTWRIVGDIEKLREMCGHDTWQVFGGSWGATLALAYAQEHPGRTTEIVLRGVFLARQKEKDWLYTYGASEIMAEQWDDFNGLIPENERDDMVRAYHARLTSEDEETRLSAAREWSLWEGSVATLLPDEKLLDSFADPAKAIPFARICARFFLENFFLEEAQLLANVDRIKHIPGIIVQGRHDICTPPTSAWELKKAWPEADLWIVHDAGHSAGEPGIIDGLVRATDAFADRRG, encoded by the coding sequence ATGACCGACCGTCGCACGCTATACCCCGAAATCGAGCCTTACGAGACCGGCATGCTCGATGTCGGAGAGGGCCACTCGCTCTATTACGAGCGCGTCGGCACGCCGGGCGCGAAGCCGGCGGTGTTCCTCCACGGCGGCCCGGGCGGCGGGATGAGCCCCGATCACCGCCGCCAGTGGGATCCGGACCGATACGACGTGCTGCTGTTCGACCAGCGCGGCTGCGGCAAGTCGCTGCCCTTCGCGGAAATCGAACACAACGACACGTGGCGCATCGTCGGCGATATCGAGAAGCTGCGCGAAATGTGCGGCCATGACACTTGGCAGGTCTTCGGCGGCAGCTGGGGCGCAACGCTCGCCTTGGCCTATGCGCAGGAGCACCCCGGCCGCACGACCGAAATCGTCCTGCGCGGCGTATTCCTCGCCCGGCAGAAGGAGAAAGACTGGCTCTATACTTACGGCGCGAGCGAAATCATGGCCGAGCAGTGGGACGACTTCAACGGCCTGATCCCCGAAAACGAGCGCGACGACATGGTGCGCGCCTATCACGCCCGGCTGACCAGCGAGGACGAGGAAACCCGCCTCTCCGCCGCGCGCGAATGGTCGCTGTGGGAGGGGAGCGTCGCCACCTTGCTGCCGGACGAAAAGCTGCTCGACAGCTTCGCCGACCCGGCCAAGGCGATCCCCTTCGCCCGGATCTGCGCGCGCTTCTTCCTGGAGAATTTCTTCCTGGAAGAGGCGCAGCTGCTGGCCAATGTCGATCGCATCAAGCACATTCCCGGCATCATCGTGCAGGGACGCCACGACATCTGCACCCCGCCGACGAGCGCGTGGGAGCTCAAGAAAGCGTGGCCCGAAGCCGATTTGTGGATAGTCCACGATGCGGGCCACAGCGCCGGCGAACCGGGCATCATCGACGGGCTGGTCCGCGCGACGGATGCATTTGCGGATCGGCGCGGTTAG
- a CDS encoding phosphodiester glycosidase family protein → MRRVALLAAFALAACGTAAEEPEPGAKASAQPASACRSVTFEDARFTHCVADPKQHAITMALGGSRGQAYRGFVDYALDRPSDSAPVAFAMNAGMFDNAGKPIGYYVEGGKRLQELNRAKGLGNFHLLPNGVFYGTDGKWEIRTAEDFYESVKDRPAFGTQSGPMLVIGGELHPKIDEDGPSRFVRNGVGVDGEGRAHFVISEQPVSFGKLARLFRDDLATPNALYLDGSVSALWDPARERMDTGALLGPLVVVEKRQTPRKDTP, encoded by the coding sequence GTGAGGCGCGTCGCCCTTCTCGCCGCCTTCGCGCTGGCCGCATGCGGAACAGCTGCGGAGGAGCCCGAACCGGGCGCGAAGGCTTCCGCCCAACCGGCCTCCGCTTGCCGCAGCGTCACGTTCGAGGACGCGCGCTTCACCCACTGCGTCGCCGACCCGAAGCAGCACGCAATCACCATGGCGCTCGGCGGTTCGCGCGGGCAGGCTTATCGCGGTTTCGTGGATTATGCGCTCGACCGCCCGTCCGACAGCGCGCCTGTCGCCTTTGCCATGAACGCCGGCATGTTCGACAATGCAGGCAAGCCGATCGGCTACTATGTCGAAGGCGGCAAGCGATTGCAGGAACTGAACCGCGCCAAGGGCCTCGGCAACTTCCACCTGCTTCCCAACGGCGTCTTCTATGGCACTGACGGAAAGTGGGAAATCCGCACGGCCGAAGACTTCTACGAAAGCGTGAAGGACCGGCCGGCCTTCGGCACCCAGAGCGGCCCGATGCTGGTGATCGGCGGCGAACTGCATCCGAAGATCGACGAAGACGGCCCCAGCCGCTTCGTCCGCAACGGCGTCGGCGTCGACGGCGAAGGCCGCGCCCATTTCGTAATTTCCGAGCAGCCCGTCAGCTTCGGCAAGCTTGCGCGCCTGTTCCGCGACGATCTCGCCACGCCGAACGCGCTCTATCTCGACGGTTCGGTCAGCGCGCTGTGGGACCCGGCGCGCGAACGGATGGATACGGGTGCCCTGCTCGGCCCTCTTGTCGTCGTCGAAAAGCGGCAAACCCCACGAAAGGACACGCCATGA